The genomic stretch TCGCCGTGAAGAACCCGGAGGGCTATCCCCGGGTGATGCTGGCCGGCCACTGCGACCAGATCGGCATGATGATCCAGCACATCTCCGACGACGGCGTGCTGTACTTCGCCTCCGTCGGCGGCATTGACGCGGCGGTCATGCCCGGCCTGAACGTCACCGTTCACAACGAGCGCGGGCCCGTCACCGGTGTCATCGGCCGCAAGCCCATCCACCTGCTCAAGGCCGAGGAGCGCGACAAGCCCAAGCTCGATCTGTCGGACATGTTCATTGACATCGGCGCCAAGGACAAGGAGGACGCCCAGGGCAAGGTCGAGATCGGCGACTGTGCCACCTTCGACCTGCGCATGGACGTCCTCATGAACGATCTGGTCGTCGGTCCTGGCTTTGACGACAAGGTCGGCTCCTTCGTCGCCTGCGAGGCCCTGCGGCTCATCGGCGACAAGAAGCTGAGCTGCGCGGTGTACGCCGTCTCGACGGTCCAGGAGGAGTTGGGCCTGCGCGGCGCCCGCACCAGTGCGTTCGGCATTGACCCGCAGGTGGGCATCGCGGTGGACGTCACCCACGCAACGGACTACCCCGGCTGCGACGCCAAGAAGACCGGCGAGTGCAAGCTGGGTTCGGGCCCGACCATTGCCCGCGGCCCGAACATCAACCCGGTCCTGCGCAAGCTCCTGCAGGAGACCGCGACCAAGAAGAAGATCCCGTGGCAGCCCGAGCCCGAGCCCCGCGCCACTGGCACGGACGCCAACGCGATTCAGATCAGCGGGGCAGGCGTCGCCGCCGGCCTCGTCTCGATCCCCAACCGCTACATGCACACGCCGGTGGAGGTCGTCCACCTGTCGGACCTGGAGAACGCCGCGAAGCTGTTGGCCGAGGCCTGCCTGCGGATCAAGGGGGACGCGGACTTTACGCCGCTGTAGCGAGGCGAAGTCAGGAACGGCGTCCTCACCCCTACCCCTCTCCCGCGCGCGACACGACCGCGCGCCGGAGAGGGGAACCGTGCGACCACTTTGTGTCTGCGTAGCCACATAGCGCCATCCGACTTCCCCTCTCCGGAGCGAAGCGAGGGAGAGGGGCAGGGGTGAGGACGCCGTTGCCGTTTCCGTTGCCGTTCCCGCAAGCCCATCATGCCCAACCTCTCCCCCCTTCCCCGGGACTTCTACCTCCAGCCCACGCCCCGCGTCGCGCGGGGGCTGTTGGGCTGTCTGCTGGTCCACGACACCCCCGACGGCCCGACCGGTGGCCTCATCGTCGAGACCGAGGCCTATCTGGCCCAGGACGATCCGGGCTGCCACGCCGCCATCGGGCGGACGCGGCGCAATGAGGTGATGTTCGGCCCGCCCGGCCATGCCTATGTCTACCGCATCCACCAGGTGGTCTGCCTCAACGTCGTGACGGCGCCTGAGGGGGTGCCTGAGGCGGTGCTCATCCGCGCGCTGGAGCCGACCGTGGGGGCGGACCTCATGCGCCGCCGCCGCGGACTGGAGCGTTTGGAGGACTTGTGCTCGGGGCCGGGGAAGCTATGCCAGGCCCTCGGGATCACGATGGTGCACAATGGACTCGCCGTGACGCGGCCGCCGCTGTGCGTAACCAGGGAGCCTGTGGGAGCGGTCACCGACCGCGACCGGTCGCGGTCGGTGACCGCTCCCACAGTGACCGCTCCCCCAGGCCTGGACATCGTCCAGACCACTCGCATTGGCCTGCGCCCCGAGCGCGGGGCCGATCTGCCACTGCGGTTCTACCTGACCGACAACCCGTTCATCTCACGCCGCTAACCGGAGGACTGTCGCATGATGAAGATCGCTTTCATGACGTTCGCCACCCCGGAACTCGACCTGACGCAGGTGCTCACCGCCGCGATCCGCTACGGCTACGATGCCGTGGAGCCGCGAGCCGAGGCCGGGCACAAGCACGGCGTTGAGCTGGAGACCACCAAGAAGCAGCGCAAGGAGATCAAGGCGGCCTTCGCCGACACGGGCGTGGACCTGTGCTGCATCGCTACCTCGCGCAACTACTCCACGGATGAGGCCGACAAGCGCGCCGAGAGCGTCGAGCTGACCAAGCGCTACATTGACCTGGCGGCCGACTGCGGGGCCCCGTGCATTCGCGTCTTCGGCGGCGGCACGCCTGCCGGCGCCGACTACGCCGAGGTGAAGAAGTATGTCGCCCAGGCGCTGCACGAGTGCGCCGAGCACGCCAAGGGCAGCGGCGTGTGGGTCTGTATCGAGACCCACGACTCGTACTGCAATGCCCGCGACCTGGCGGATGTGGTGAAGTGGGCCGACAGCCCCCAGGCGGCCATCAACTGGGACATCATGCACCCCTGCACCGCCGGCCTCACCATCGCCGAGGCCTTCGAGGCCGTCAAGCCCTACGTGAAGCACTGCCACGCGCATGACGGCACGCGGCCGGATCCCACGAAGGGCTGGACGCTGGCGCCGATGGGCACCGGGCAGATTGACCACGCCGAGGCGATGCGGCTGCTCGCGACGATCAACTACGAGGGCGCGATCTCCGGGGAATGGATCAACTGGCAGCCCTACGCGGAGATGCTCCCCCGCGAAGCGGCAGTGCTGCGCGACTATCGCACGAAGGCGGTCGGAGGGTAGAGGGTAGAGGGTCGAGGGTCAAGGGTAAAGGCAACGGCGCCTCCCGCAACCGTGTGGGAGGCGCCGCTTCGT from bacterium encodes the following:
- a CDS encoding M42 family metallopeptidase — translated: MRSESFEFLRQLILTPSPSGFEQPVQRLVRKYVAPFADEVRTDVHGNVIAVKNPEGYPRVMLAGHCDQIGMMIQHISDDGVLYFASVGGIDAAVMPGLNVTVHNERGPVTGVIGRKPIHLLKAEERDKPKLDLSDMFIDIGAKDKEDAQGKVEIGDCATFDLRMDVLMNDLVVGPGFDDKVGSFVACEALRLIGDKKLSCAVYAVSTVQEELGLRGARTSAFGIDPQVGIAVDVTHATDYPGCDAKKTGECKLGSGPTIARGPNINPVLRKLLQETATKKKIPWQPEPEPRATGTDANAIQISGAGVAAGLVSIPNRYMHTPVEVVHLSDLENAAKLLAEACLRIKGDADFTPL
- a CDS encoding sugar phosphate isomerase/epimerase codes for the protein MMKIAFMTFATPELDLTQVLTAAIRYGYDAVEPRAEAGHKHGVELETTKKQRKEIKAAFADTGVDLCCIATSRNYSTDEADKRAESVELTKRYIDLAADCGAPCIRVFGGGTPAGADYAEVKKYVAQALHECAEHAKGSGVWVCIETHDSYCNARDLADVVKWADSPQAAINWDIMHPCTAGLTIAEAFEAVKPYVKHCHAHDGTRPDPTKGWTLAPMGTGQIDHAEAMRLLATINYEGAISGEWINWQPYAEMLPREAAVLRDYRTKAVGG
- a CDS encoding DNA-3-methyladenine glycosylase, translated to MPNLSPLPRDFYLQPTPRVARGLLGCLLVHDTPDGPTGGLIVETEAYLAQDDPGCHAAIGRTRRNEVMFGPPGHAYVYRIHQVVCLNVVTAPEGVPEAVLIRALEPTVGADLMRRRRGLERLEDLCSGPGKLCQALGITMVHNGLAVTRPPLCVTREPVGAVTDRDRSRSVTAPTVTAPPGLDIVQTTRIGLRPERGADLPLRFYLTDNPFISRR